In Danaus plexippus chromosome 28, MEX_DaPlex, whole genome shotgun sequence, a genomic segment contains:
- the LOC116776200 gene encoding ATP-dependent zinc metalloprotease YME1L isoform X1, with product MFSLNSINTQNQILISFSQLSSRYSNAFRNRRSNNVKNKDLIRKEATTAPYNASICPESFDEALRHFDKNVLTEMRNIDLRYVTSLAGSSSNILRNVAGLASSRKVSFVSTDSFEKNKNGWVTTPTITVDLRHKNTKLSLTDNFVGLLSKSIRDNCFNYNVQVRGFKTERGIHADLKRNPNLFNRLRKSFGLHVSDTSDNKSNLGPDVAPRLEKLLSEDSTNLTHQQKDKIKIAFAEGYLAGSHPDNARGTKASKYLKLVQQLLTIVLFLAIFVSLMASVSGTVFRRRIQLGNQVEVDPEDITVTFDDVKGADEAKQELKDVVEFLKSPEKFSSLGGKLPKGVLLVGPPGTGKTLLARAVAGEARVPFFHAAGPEFDEILVGQGARRVRDLFKAAKERAPCVIFIDEIDSVGAKRTNSVLHPYANQTINQLLSEMDGFHQNEGVIVLGATNRRDDLDQALLRPGRFDVEVSVPTPDYGGRLEILRMYVSRVAAAPGLDVESLARGTTGFTGADLESMVNQAALKAAIEGAKTVSMYHLEEARDKVLMGPARRARLPDDEANAITACHEGGHAVVAYYTKDSHPLHKVTIIPRGPSLGHTAYIPAKERYHVTKQQLLAMMDTMMGGRAAEELVYGPDKITSGASSDLKQATSIACHMVREWGMSEKVGLRSVDTSKTLQQEQLGPYTNELVDAEIKKILSESYERAKAILRTHAKEHKALSEALLKYETLDADDIKAIMSGDKVKMDRGRSSNTNKEPSPATLLPHTMPA from the exons ATGTTCTCATTGAACTCCATAAACACCCAGAACCag ATTCTAATAAGTTTTAGTCAACTATCGTCTCGATATTCCAACGCATTTAGAAATAGAAGGAGTAACAATGTTAAGAACAaagatttaataagaaaagagGCCACAACAGCTCCTTACAACGCATCAATATGTCCAGAAAGTTTTGATGAGGCCCTGCGTCATTTTGATAAGAATGTATTAACGGAGATGCGTAACATTGATCTGAGATATGTGACATCTTTAGCCGGATCCTCTAGTAATATTTTGAGAAATGTAGCCGGCTTAGCATCGTCCAGAAAAGTATCTTTCGTATCTACGGATTCGTttgagaaaaacaaaaatggttGGGTCACTACACCTACGATCACCGTAGACCTACGCCACAAAAATACTAAACTTAGTTTGACCGACAACTTTGTTGGTCTGCTTTCGAAGAGCATAAGGGATAattgctttaattataatgtacaagTAAGAGGTTTTAAGACAGAAAGAGGTATACATGCTGATCTGAAGAGGAACcccaatttatttaatagactaCGTAAGTCTTTCG GTCTTCATGTATCCGACACGTCTGATAACAAATCCAACCTCGGTCCAGATGTTGCTCCACGATTGGAGAAGTTGCTTAGTGAAGACTCGACTAATCTTACACACCAACAGAAGGATAAGATTAAAATTGCCTTTGCCGAGGGATATTTGGCAG GATCTCACCCTGACAATGCCCGAGGGACGAAGGCCTCTAAGTACTTAAAGCTAGTACAACAACTCCTCACTATAGTACTATTCCTGGCTATATTTGTCAGTCTGATGGCATCTGTTAGCGGCACTGTTTTCCG ACGCAGGATCCAGTTGGGTAACCAGGTGGAGGTGGATCCCGAAGATATAACGGTCACCTTCGATGACGTCAAGGGTGCTGACGAAGCCAAGCAGGAGCTCAAGGATGTG GTGGAGTTCCTGAAATCCCCGGAGAAGTTTTCATCTTTGGGGGGCAAATTGCCTAAGGGGGTGCTGCTGGTGGGTCCACCTGGCACCGGGAAGACGTTATTGGCTCGAGCTGTGGCTGGTGAGGCGAGGGTGCCGTTCTTCCACGCAGCCGGACCAGAGTTCGATGAGATCCTCGTGGGACAGGGCGCTAGGCGCGTCAGGGATCTATTTA AGGCGGCCAAGGAGCGAGCCCCCTGCGTCATATTCATTGACGAGATAGATTCAGTGGGTGCCAAACGTACCAACAGCGTGCTGCATCCGTACGCCAACCAG acaATAAACCAGCTCTTATCAGAGATGGATGGATTCCATCAGAACGAGGGTGTGATAGTGCTGGGCGCCACCAACAGGAGAGACGACCTGGACCAGGCCCTGCTGAGACCTGGGCGATTCGATGTCGAA GTGTCCGTACCAACACCAGACTACGGTGGTCGCCTGGAGATACTGCGGATGTACGTGTCGAGGGTCGCGGCTGCCCCGGGGCTGGACGTGGAATCCCTAGCCAGGGGTACCACGGGATTCACGGGCGCTGACCTCGAGAGTATGGTCAACCAGGCAGCACTCAA GGCAGCCATCGAGGGCGCCAAGACTGTTAGCATGTACCACCTGGAGGAGGCGAGGGACAAGGTGCTCATGGGCCCGGCGAGAAGAGCGAGGCTACCCGACGACGAGGCCAACGCTATCACCGCCTGCCACGAGGGCGGACATGCGGTGGTGGCTTACTACACTAAG GATTCTCATCCACTTCATAAGGTCACCATAATACCACGCGGACCTTCCCTGGGACACACAGCCTACATACCGGCCAAAGaaag ATATCACGTGACGAAACAACAACTCCTGGCTATGATGGACACCATGATGGGCGGGCGGGCGGCCGAGGAACTGGTCTACGGACCGGATAAGATTACATCGG GTGCGTCGTCAGATCTGAAGCAGGCCACCTCAATAGCGTGTCACATGGTTCGAGAGTGGGGTATGAGTGAGAAGGTGGGCCTCAGGAGTGTGGACACCAGCAAGACGCTGCAACAGGAACAGCTCGGCCCATACACCAACGAACTG GTGGATgctgaaataaagaaaattctatCAGAGAGCTACGAAAGAGCTAAGGCCATACTGAGGACGCACGCTAAAGAACATAAGGCTCTGTCGGAAGCCTTATTAAA ATACGAGACTCTGGACGCTGACGACATCAAAGCGATCATGTCAGGAGACAAGGTGAAGATGGACCGAGGTAGAAGCAGCAACACTAATAAGGAGCCCTCGCCCGCCACGCTGCTGCCGCACACGATGCCCGCTTAG
- the LOC116776200 gene encoding ATP-dependent zinc metalloprotease YME1L isoform X3 translates to MFSLNSINTQNQILISFSQLSSRYSNAFRNRRSNNVKNKDLIRKEATTAPYNASICPESFDEALRHFDKNVLTEMRNIDLRYVTSLAGSSSNILRNVAGLASSRKVSFVSTDSFEKNKNGWVTTPTITVDLRHKNTKLSLTDNFVGLLSKSIRDNCFNYNVQVRGFKTERGIHADLKRNPNLFNRLRLHVSDTSDNKSNLGPDVAPRLEKLLSEDSTNLTHQQKDKIKIAFAEGYLAGSHPDNARGTKASKYLKLVQQLLTIVLFLAIFVSLMASVSGTVFRRRIQLGNQVEVDPEDITVTFDDVKGADEAKQELKDVVEFLKSPEKFSSLGGKLPKGVLLVGPPGTGKTLLARAVAGEARVPFFHAAGPEFDEILVGQGARRVRDLFKAAKERAPCVIFIDEIDSVGAKRTNSVLHPYANQTINQLLSEMDGFHQNEGVIVLGATNRRDDLDQALLRPGRFDVEVSVPTPDYGGRLEILRMYVSRVAAAPGLDVESLARGTTGFTGADLESMVNQAALKAAIEGAKTVSMYHLEEARDKVLMGPARRARLPDDEANAITACHEGGHAVVAYYTKDSHPLHKVTIIPRGPSLGHTAYIPAKERYHVTKQQLLAMMDTMMGGRAAEELVYGPDKITSGASSDLKQATSIACHMVREWGMSEKVGLRSVDTSKTLQQEQLGPYTNELVDAEIKKILSESYERAKAILRTHAKEHKALSEALLKYETLDADDIKAIMSGDKVKMDRGRSSNTNKEPSPATLLPHTMPA, encoded by the exons ATGTTCTCATTGAACTCCATAAACACCCAGAACCag ATTCTAATAAGTTTTAGTCAACTATCGTCTCGATATTCCAACGCATTTAGAAATAGAAGGAGTAACAATGTTAAGAACAaagatttaataagaaaagagGCCACAACAGCTCCTTACAACGCATCAATATGTCCAGAAAGTTTTGATGAGGCCCTGCGTCATTTTGATAAGAATGTATTAACGGAGATGCGTAACATTGATCTGAGATATGTGACATCTTTAGCCGGATCCTCTAGTAATATTTTGAGAAATGTAGCCGGCTTAGCATCGTCCAGAAAAGTATCTTTCGTATCTACGGATTCGTttgagaaaaacaaaaatggttGGGTCACTACACCTACGATCACCGTAGACCTACGCCACAAAAATACTAAACTTAGTTTGACCGACAACTTTGTTGGTCTGCTTTCGAAGAGCATAAGGGATAattgctttaattataatgtacaagTAAGAGGTTTTAAGACAGAAAGAGGTATACATGCTGATCTGAAGAGGAACcccaatttatttaatagactaC GTCTTCATGTATCCGACACGTCTGATAACAAATCCAACCTCGGTCCAGATGTTGCTCCACGATTGGAGAAGTTGCTTAGTGAAGACTCGACTAATCTTACACACCAACAGAAGGATAAGATTAAAATTGCCTTTGCCGAGGGATATTTGGCAG GATCTCACCCTGACAATGCCCGAGGGACGAAGGCCTCTAAGTACTTAAAGCTAGTACAACAACTCCTCACTATAGTACTATTCCTGGCTATATTTGTCAGTCTGATGGCATCTGTTAGCGGCACTGTTTTCCG ACGCAGGATCCAGTTGGGTAACCAGGTGGAGGTGGATCCCGAAGATATAACGGTCACCTTCGATGACGTCAAGGGTGCTGACGAAGCCAAGCAGGAGCTCAAGGATGTG GTGGAGTTCCTGAAATCCCCGGAGAAGTTTTCATCTTTGGGGGGCAAATTGCCTAAGGGGGTGCTGCTGGTGGGTCCACCTGGCACCGGGAAGACGTTATTGGCTCGAGCTGTGGCTGGTGAGGCGAGGGTGCCGTTCTTCCACGCAGCCGGACCAGAGTTCGATGAGATCCTCGTGGGACAGGGCGCTAGGCGCGTCAGGGATCTATTTA AGGCGGCCAAGGAGCGAGCCCCCTGCGTCATATTCATTGACGAGATAGATTCAGTGGGTGCCAAACGTACCAACAGCGTGCTGCATCCGTACGCCAACCAG acaATAAACCAGCTCTTATCAGAGATGGATGGATTCCATCAGAACGAGGGTGTGATAGTGCTGGGCGCCACCAACAGGAGAGACGACCTGGACCAGGCCCTGCTGAGACCTGGGCGATTCGATGTCGAA GTGTCCGTACCAACACCAGACTACGGTGGTCGCCTGGAGATACTGCGGATGTACGTGTCGAGGGTCGCGGCTGCCCCGGGGCTGGACGTGGAATCCCTAGCCAGGGGTACCACGGGATTCACGGGCGCTGACCTCGAGAGTATGGTCAACCAGGCAGCACTCAA GGCAGCCATCGAGGGCGCCAAGACTGTTAGCATGTACCACCTGGAGGAGGCGAGGGACAAGGTGCTCATGGGCCCGGCGAGAAGAGCGAGGCTACCCGACGACGAGGCCAACGCTATCACCGCCTGCCACGAGGGCGGACATGCGGTGGTGGCTTACTACACTAAG GATTCTCATCCACTTCATAAGGTCACCATAATACCACGCGGACCTTCCCTGGGACACACAGCCTACATACCGGCCAAAGaaag ATATCACGTGACGAAACAACAACTCCTGGCTATGATGGACACCATGATGGGCGGGCGGGCGGCCGAGGAACTGGTCTACGGACCGGATAAGATTACATCGG GTGCGTCGTCAGATCTGAAGCAGGCCACCTCAATAGCGTGTCACATGGTTCGAGAGTGGGGTATGAGTGAGAAGGTGGGCCTCAGGAGTGTGGACACCAGCAAGACGCTGCAACAGGAACAGCTCGGCCCATACACCAACGAACTG GTGGATgctgaaataaagaaaattctatCAGAGAGCTACGAAAGAGCTAAGGCCATACTGAGGACGCACGCTAAAGAACATAAGGCTCTGTCGGAAGCCTTATTAAA ATACGAGACTCTGGACGCTGACGACATCAAAGCGATCATGTCAGGAGACAAGGTGAAGATGGACCGAGGTAGAAGCAGCAACACTAATAAGGAGCCCTCGCCCGCCACGCTGCTGCCGCACACGATGCCCGCTTAG
- the LOC116776200 gene encoding ATP-dependent zinc metalloprotease YME1L isoform X2, translating into MFSLNSINTQNQILISFSQLSSRYSNAFRNRRSNNVKNKDLIRKEATTAPYNASICPESFDEALRHFDKNVLTEMRNIDLRYVTSLAGSSSNILRNVAGLASSRKVSFVSTDSFEKNKNGWVTTPTITVDLRHKNTKLSLTDNFVGLLSKSIRDNCFNYNVQVRGFKTERGIHADLKRNPNLFNRLRKSFGLHVSDTSDNKSNLGPDVAPRLEKLLSEDSTNLTHQQKDKIKIAFAEGYLAGSHPDNARGTKASKYLKLVQQLLTIVLFLAIFVSLMASVSGTVFRIQLGNQVEVDPEDITVTFDDVKGADEAKQELKDVVEFLKSPEKFSSLGGKLPKGVLLVGPPGTGKTLLARAVAGEARVPFFHAAGPEFDEILVGQGARRVRDLFKAAKERAPCVIFIDEIDSVGAKRTNSVLHPYANQTINQLLSEMDGFHQNEGVIVLGATNRRDDLDQALLRPGRFDVEVSVPTPDYGGRLEILRMYVSRVAAAPGLDVESLARGTTGFTGADLESMVNQAALKAAIEGAKTVSMYHLEEARDKVLMGPARRARLPDDEANAITACHEGGHAVVAYYTKDSHPLHKVTIIPRGPSLGHTAYIPAKERYHVTKQQLLAMMDTMMGGRAAEELVYGPDKITSGASSDLKQATSIACHMVREWGMSEKVGLRSVDTSKTLQQEQLGPYTNELVDAEIKKILSESYERAKAILRTHAKEHKALSEALLKYETLDADDIKAIMSGDKVKMDRGRSSNTNKEPSPATLLPHTMPA; encoded by the exons ATGTTCTCATTGAACTCCATAAACACCCAGAACCag ATTCTAATAAGTTTTAGTCAACTATCGTCTCGATATTCCAACGCATTTAGAAATAGAAGGAGTAACAATGTTAAGAACAaagatttaataagaaaagagGCCACAACAGCTCCTTACAACGCATCAATATGTCCAGAAAGTTTTGATGAGGCCCTGCGTCATTTTGATAAGAATGTATTAACGGAGATGCGTAACATTGATCTGAGATATGTGACATCTTTAGCCGGATCCTCTAGTAATATTTTGAGAAATGTAGCCGGCTTAGCATCGTCCAGAAAAGTATCTTTCGTATCTACGGATTCGTttgagaaaaacaaaaatggttGGGTCACTACACCTACGATCACCGTAGACCTACGCCACAAAAATACTAAACTTAGTTTGACCGACAACTTTGTTGGTCTGCTTTCGAAGAGCATAAGGGATAattgctttaattataatgtacaagTAAGAGGTTTTAAGACAGAAAGAGGTATACATGCTGATCTGAAGAGGAACcccaatttatttaatagactaCGTAAGTCTTTCG GTCTTCATGTATCCGACACGTCTGATAACAAATCCAACCTCGGTCCAGATGTTGCTCCACGATTGGAGAAGTTGCTTAGTGAAGACTCGACTAATCTTACACACCAACAGAAGGATAAGATTAAAATTGCCTTTGCCGAGGGATATTTGGCAG GATCTCACCCTGACAATGCCCGAGGGACGAAGGCCTCTAAGTACTTAAAGCTAGTACAACAACTCCTCACTATAGTACTATTCCTGGCTATATTTGTCAGTCTGATGGCATCTGTTAGCGGCACTGTTTTCCG GATCCAGTTGGGTAACCAGGTGGAGGTGGATCCCGAAGATATAACGGTCACCTTCGATGACGTCAAGGGTGCTGACGAAGCCAAGCAGGAGCTCAAGGATGTG GTGGAGTTCCTGAAATCCCCGGAGAAGTTTTCATCTTTGGGGGGCAAATTGCCTAAGGGGGTGCTGCTGGTGGGTCCACCTGGCACCGGGAAGACGTTATTGGCTCGAGCTGTGGCTGGTGAGGCGAGGGTGCCGTTCTTCCACGCAGCCGGACCAGAGTTCGATGAGATCCTCGTGGGACAGGGCGCTAGGCGCGTCAGGGATCTATTTA AGGCGGCCAAGGAGCGAGCCCCCTGCGTCATATTCATTGACGAGATAGATTCAGTGGGTGCCAAACGTACCAACAGCGTGCTGCATCCGTACGCCAACCAG acaATAAACCAGCTCTTATCAGAGATGGATGGATTCCATCAGAACGAGGGTGTGATAGTGCTGGGCGCCACCAACAGGAGAGACGACCTGGACCAGGCCCTGCTGAGACCTGGGCGATTCGATGTCGAA GTGTCCGTACCAACACCAGACTACGGTGGTCGCCTGGAGATACTGCGGATGTACGTGTCGAGGGTCGCGGCTGCCCCGGGGCTGGACGTGGAATCCCTAGCCAGGGGTACCACGGGATTCACGGGCGCTGACCTCGAGAGTATGGTCAACCAGGCAGCACTCAA GGCAGCCATCGAGGGCGCCAAGACTGTTAGCATGTACCACCTGGAGGAGGCGAGGGACAAGGTGCTCATGGGCCCGGCGAGAAGAGCGAGGCTACCCGACGACGAGGCCAACGCTATCACCGCCTGCCACGAGGGCGGACATGCGGTGGTGGCTTACTACACTAAG GATTCTCATCCACTTCATAAGGTCACCATAATACCACGCGGACCTTCCCTGGGACACACAGCCTACATACCGGCCAAAGaaag ATATCACGTGACGAAACAACAACTCCTGGCTATGATGGACACCATGATGGGCGGGCGGGCGGCCGAGGAACTGGTCTACGGACCGGATAAGATTACATCGG GTGCGTCGTCAGATCTGAAGCAGGCCACCTCAATAGCGTGTCACATGGTTCGAGAGTGGGGTATGAGTGAGAAGGTGGGCCTCAGGAGTGTGGACACCAGCAAGACGCTGCAACAGGAACAGCTCGGCCCATACACCAACGAACTG GTGGATgctgaaataaagaaaattctatCAGAGAGCTACGAAAGAGCTAAGGCCATACTGAGGACGCACGCTAAAGAACATAAGGCTCTGTCGGAAGCCTTATTAAA ATACGAGACTCTGGACGCTGACGACATCAAAGCGATCATGTCAGGAGACAAGGTGAAGATGGACCGAGGTAGAAGCAGCAACACTAATAAGGAGCCCTCGCCCGCCACGCTGCTGCCGCACACGATGCCCGCTTAG